In Microbacterium pumilum, the following proteins share a genomic window:
- a CDS encoding glycosyltransferase family 2 protein, translated as MIRTLIVIPTYNEVGNLPGILHRVHNATGETDVLIVDDSSPDGTGALADQLASVDPRIHVLHRAQKDGLGGAYRAGFAWGLARDYDRLVEMDADGSHDPAHLPALLEALDDADVAVGSRWIDGGRAEGWPLHRRLLSRGGSAYARLMLGITQRDVTGGFRAYRADALREIDPTHLVSQGYSFQIEMLWRAANAGHRIIEVPITFVERLHGTSKMSSTIVTEALARVTRWGLARPLIRQILTFIGVGAIGLAVDVITFNLLRATILSPEAVPGGALAAKVISVTLAIVANWLGNRYWTFAEQRRSDVGREAVDFLLASALGGLASLVTLGVSHYALGLHTAIADNISANVIGLALGSAVRFITYREWVFAGSPPARRHLTTSSANSPNEHAGASQPPAIRG; from the coding sequence GTGATCCGTACTCTGATCGTCATCCCCACGTACAACGAAGTCGGCAACCTGCCTGGCATCCTCCACCGCGTGCACAACGCGACCGGTGAGACCGACGTCCTCATCGTCGACGACTCGTCGCCCGATGGCACCGGAGCCCTGGCAGACCAACTCGCGTCTGTCGATCCCCGCATCCACGTCCTTCATCGTGCGCAGAAGGACGGGCTGGGTGGCGCGTATCGTGCCGGCTTCGCGTGGGGGCTCGCGCGCGACTACGACCGGCTCGTCGAGATGGATGCGGACGGCTCCCACGACCCCGCACACCTTCCCGCACTGCTCGAAGCCCTCGACGACGCCGACGTCGCAGTCGGATCCCGCTGGATCGACGGCGGCCGCGCCGAGGGCTGGCCGCTGCATCGCCGTCTGCTCTCGCGTGGCGGCAGCGCCTACGCCCGACTGATGCTGGGGATCACACAACGAGACGTCACCGGCGGATTCCGGGCGTATCGCGCCGATGCGCTGCGCGAGATCGACCCCACCCACCTGGTCAGCCAGGGGTACAGCTTCCAGATCGAGATGCTCTGGCGAGCGGCGAATGCCGGACACCGCATCATCGAAGTGCCGATCACCTTCGTCGAACGCCTTCACGGCACATCCAAGATGAGCAGCACCATCGTCACGGAGGCACTCGCGCGGGTCACCCGGTGGGGCCTCGCGCGCCCACTCATCAGACAGATCCTCACCTTCATCGGCGTCGGCGCAATCGGGCTGGCCGTCGACGTAATCACCTTCAACCTGCTTCGCGCGACCATACTTTCTCCCGAAGCAGTCCCCGGTGGAGCCCTCGCCGCAAAAGTGATCTCGGTGACACTGGCGATCGTCGCCAACTGGCTCGGCAACCGGTACTGGACATTCGCCGAACAGCGCCGCAGCGACGTCGGGCGAGAGGCAGTCGACTTCCTCCTCGCCAGCGCACTCGGAGGACTCGCATCCCTCGTCACTCTCGGCGTCTCGCACTACGCGCTCGGACTTCACACCGCCATCGCCGACAACATCTCCGCAAACGTCATCGGCCTCGCTCTCGGCTCCGCTGTGCGCTTCATCACCTACCGCGAATGGGTCTTCGCAGGGTCGCCCCCTGCCCGACGGCACCTCACAACATCAAGCGCCAATAGCCCGAACGAACACGCCGGTGCCAGCCAGCCCCCAGCCATACGGGGGTGA
- a CDS encoding IS110 family transposase, which produces MKSASNILPFQPRDTVTVGIDWARDDHVIAVVDQTGREVDRRVIAHSDAGIHELLKLLDRHGTTEVAIERGDGPLVDALLEHGTTVVVISPNQVKNLRGRYGSAGNKDDRFDAFVLADTLRTDRPRLRPLEPDSEATQTLRRTCRARKDLVAHRIAVANQLRAHLSRVFPGAVGLFADIDSAISLTFLARFTTQDQADWLSVKRLTAWLRSVGYCGRVSPAVLHARLTAAPRGVTGDASTSEAHVTRAYLAVLNTLTAQIKTLATQIDEQLSLHPDQHIFTSLPRGGRIRAARLLAEIGDARGRFPTPESLACLAGVAPSTRQSGMSRHVGFRWSCDKQLRDAICDYAADSRRANPWAADLYQRARARGHDHPHATRILARGWLYVIWHCWQDGVAYDPDQHRALQRLTQPQNGQAA; this is translated from the coding sequence GTGAAGTCTGCCAGCAACATCCTTCCCTTCCAACCCCGCGACACCGTCACGGTCGGTATCGACTGGGCGCGCGATGACCACGTGATCGCGGTCGTCGATCAGACCGGCCGCGAGGTCGACCGACGTGTCATCGCTCATTCCGACGCGGGCATCCACGAGCTGCTGAAGCTGCTCGACCGGCACGGGACAACCGAAGTCGCGATCGAACGAGGTGACGGCCCACTCGTGGACGCCCTGCTCGAGCACGGCACCACGGTCGTGGTGATCAGCCCGAACCAGGTAAAGAACCTCCGCGGCCGCTACGGGTCCGCCGGCAACAAGGACGACCGGTTCGACGCGTTCGTGCTCGCCGACACTCTGCGCACCGACAGGCCACGACTGCGTCCCCTCGAGCCCGACTCCGAAGCCACTCAGACGCTGCGTCGCACCTGCCGCGCCCGCAAAGACCTCGTCGCCCACCGCATCGCCGTCGCCAACCAGCTGCGCGCCCACCTGAGCCGCGTGTTCCCCGGCGCAGTCGGGCTGTTCGCCGACATCGACTCCGCGATCAGCCTGACCTTCCTCGCTCGCTTCACCACCCAGGACCAAGCCGACTGGCTGTCGGTCAAGCGACTGACCGCATGGCTGCGATCGGTCGGTTACTGCGGCCGTGTCAGCCCCGCAGTCCTGCACGCCCGACTGACCGCCGCGCCCCGCGGCGTGACCGGAGACGCCAGCACCAGCGAAGCGCACGTCACCCGCGCCTACCTGGCTGTTCTGAACACCCTCACCGCGCAGATCAAGACCCTCGCCACCCAGATCGACGAGCAACTCTCGCTGCACCCCGACCAGCACATCTTCACCAGCCTGCCCCGCGGCGGACGCATCCGCGCCGCCCGACTGCTCGCCGAGATCGGCGACGCCCGCGGCCGATTCCCGACACCCGAGTCGCTCGCCTGCCTCGCCGGCGTTGCACCCTCCACCCGACAATCCGGTATGAGTCGCCACGTCGGCTTCCGCTGGTCCTGCGACAAACAACTCCGCGACGCGATCTGCGACTACGCCGCAGACTCCCGCAGAGCCAACCCCTGGGCCGCAGACCTCTACCAGCGCGCCCGCGCCCGCGGGCACGATCACCCCCACGCGACCCGCATCCTCGCTCGCGGCTGGCTTTACGTGATCTGGCACTGCTGGCAGGACGGCGTCGCCTACGACCCCGACCAACACAGAGCCCTCCAACGCCTCACCCAACCCCAAAACGGACAGGCAGCTTGA
- a CDS encoding tyrosine-type recombinase/integrase codes for MNGGRPRTLIGSYGTINVSRRGASYVALARIRDGDGRLRRVTGAARTESAARARLKQRMLERPAFGTGGLLDLTSSFGDLADLWLEDLELQKLSAGTKENYRDDLRLHVVPQFEHFTLGEITTGRVEWFLRSEASVSYSRAKHSRTMLNLLFGFALRHDAIPRNPVQGTSPLRRPKGEPRALTVDQISAIRDAAGRWRTGPDVKGPQPDGQVRDIIEVLLGTALRIGECLALRGCDVEDAPGGMTISVTGTVVLRTGSGAVRQDHPKTEHSIRRIAVPNFAAVVLRARLAGIPTSDSQRTIFANRAGKPLSPFNVRRTFRAFLELADLAGEGITLRWYRRTGATVIARGASADAAATFLGHGSTAITEGHYIEPDRTVDRGPAGILERTLRRESLDTSLLSNDDGAADDPALDFLDDEDIEAA; via the coding sequence ATGAACGGCGGGCGGCCACGCACCCTGATCGGCTCCTACGGAACCATCAACGTCAGCAGGCGCGGCGCCTCGTACGTGGCTCTCGCGCGCATCCGCGACGGCGATGGGCGACTTCGGAGAGTGACGGGTGCCGCGCGCACGGAGTCGGCGGCCCGCGCTCGGTTGAAGCAGCGCATGCTGGAGCGGCCCGCCTTTGGAACGGGTGGCTTGCTCGATCTCACCAGCTCCTTCGGTGACCTCGCGGACCTGTGGCTGGAAGATCTCGAGTTGCAGAAGCTCTCAGCCGGAACGAAGGAGAACTACCGCGACGACCTGCGCCTCCACGTGGTGCCGCAGTTCGAGCATTTCACGCTCGGTGAGATTACGACGGGCCGCGTCGAGTGGTTCCTTCGCTCGGAGGCTTCGGTGTCGTACTCCCGCGCGAAGCATTCGAGGACAATGCTCAATCTTCTATTCGGATTCGCGCTGCGCCACGACGCGATCCCGCGGAACCCGGTTCAGGGGACGAGCCCACTCCGCCGCCCGAAGGGCGAGCCGCGGGCGCTGACCGTTGATCAAATCAGCGCGATCCGTGACGCCGCAGGTCGCTGGCGCACCGGACCGGACGTCAAGGGACCCCAGCCCGACGGCCAGGTGCGCGACATCATCGAAGTGCTCCTCGGAACCGCGTTGCGCATCGGCGAGTGCCTCGCTCTCCGTGGGTGCGATGTCGAGGACGCTCCCGGCGGGATGACGATCTCGGTGACGGGCACGGTCGTGCTGCGCACGGGCAGCGGAGCTGTGCGCCAAGATCACCCAAAGACCGAGCACTCCATCCGACGAATCGCGGTCCCTAACTTCGCCGCGGTCGTCCTTCGTGCGCGGCTCGCCGGCATCCCGACCTCCGATTCTCAGCGAACCATCTTCGCCAATCGCGCCGGCAAGCCACTGAGCCCGTTCAATGTGCGACGGACTTTCCGAGCGTTCCTCGAGTTGGCGGACCTTGCGGGGGAGGGGATCACACTTCGCTGGTATCGGCGGACAGGCGCAACGGTCATCGCGCGCGGGGCGAGCGCCGATGCTGCCGCCACCTTCCTCGGCCACGGGTCGACCGCAATCACCGAGGGACACTACATCGAGCCCGACCGCACCGTGGACCGCGGACCGGCCGGAATCCTCGAGCGGACCCTCCGCCGCGAGAGCCTCGACACCTCGCTGCTCTCGAACGACGATGGAGCGGCCGACGATCCGGCGCTCGACTTCCTCGACGACGAAGACATCGAAGCGGCGTAG
- a CDS encoding helix-turn-helix domain-containing protein, translated as MDGMGTSQSAHGNYVSLAELAELLKVSVQTIYDLRSKGRGPRGFRVGTQLRFRESEIDAWVERMERADEQRRAGGAS; from the coding sequence ATGGATGGCATGGGCACCTCTCAGTCGGCACACGGGAACTACGTCTCGTTAGCCGAGCTCGCGGAGCTGCTCAAAGTCTCGGTCCAGACGATCTACGACCTGCGGAGCAAAGGTCGCGGCCCCCGCGGGTTCCGTGTCGGCACGCAACTGAGGTTTCGTGAGAGCGAGATCGACGCATGGGTTGAGCGCATGGAGCGGGCCGATGAACAGCGTCGCGCTGGCGGCGCATCATGA
- the rsfS gene encoding ribosome silencing factor yields the protein MTAGSQSREMLNVAAAAAESKGGEDLVALDVSQPLPLVDIFLLVTGRSERNVAAIADEIEDRLLEAGHRRLRREGRQESRWVLLDFGDLVVHVFHEQERIYYGLERLWKDCPVVPIEVTAAAPAE from the coding sequence ATGACGGCTGGATCACAATCGCGCGAGATGCTGAACGTCGCCGCTGCCGCTGCAGAGTCGAAGGGCGGCGAGGACCTCGTCGCGCTGGACGTGTCGCAGCCGTTGCCGCTCGTCGACATCTTCCTGCTCGTCACGGGCCGCAGCGAGCGGAACGTCGCAGCCATCGCGGATGAGATCGAGGACAGGCTCCTCGAGGCGGGCCACCGGCGCCTGCGCCGTGAGGGCCGCCAGGAATCGCGGTGGGTGCTCCTCGACTTCGGAGACCTCGTGGTCCACGTCTTCCACGAGCAGGAACGCATCTACTACGGCCTGGAGCGGCTCTGGAAAGACTGCCCTGTGGTGCCGATCGAAGTGACGGCGGCCGCCCCCGCCGAGTGA